Part of the Elusimicrobiota bacterium genome is shown below.
GATGAACGATCTGATTTCAAGCGTCCGGGTGGAGGGGCAGATTCTCTTGGATGGTCAATCGATTTATGACCAAGGGCTGCCTCTGACAAGCCTCCGAAAACGGGTGGGCATGGTCTTCCAACGGCCCAATCCTTTCCCGCTGTCGATCTACGAAAACGTGGCGTATGGACCCCGGATTCACAACCTCGTCGACCGCACGCCGCTGGATCAGATCGTTGAACAGAGCCTTGCCGGCACGGGCCTCTGGAATGAACTGAAGGACAAACTCAAGGATTCGGCGTTGTCGCTGTCCTCTGAGCAAAAGCAACGGCTTTGCATCTCGCGGCTCCTGGCCACGGATCCGGAAGTTTTGTTGATGGATGAGCCTTGCTCGGCGCTGGATCCGATCGCTACCGGCAAGGTGGAAGATCTCATGCAGGAACTCAAAACGAAGTACACCATCGTTATTGTGACGCATAACATGCAGCAGGCGGCCCGGGTGTCGGACTGGACGGGGTATATGCTTTTGGGAGAGCTCGTGG
Proteins encoded:
- the pstB gene encoding phosphate ABC transporter ATP-binding protein PstB; amino-acid sequence: MTEVKLETRKLNLFYGTFQALIGVSIRIPPQAITAIIGPSGCGKSTLLRTFNRMNDLISSVRVEGQILLDGQSIYDQGLPLTSLRKRVGMVFQRPNPFPLSIYENVAYGPRIHNLVDRTPLDQIVEQSLAGTGLWNELKDKLKDSALSLSSEQKQRLCISRLLATDPEVLLMDEPCSALDPIATGKVEDLMQELKTKYTIVIVTHNMQQAARVSDWTGYMLLGELVEFGATQAVFTTPTDQRTEDYITGRFG